A window from Neobacillus sp. PS3-40 encodes these proteins:
- a CDS encoding helix-turn-helix transcriptional regulator — protein sequence MEDKAYTPDEVAQLFQISKHTVYELIKRGELRAFKVGNKMRVEQAELERYKDSTKAPARKSRIDPTESSDSNFIPIRLAGSHDFLVEHFVKQVSSALQLQIQPTYIGSLEGLMMLYRGQSDIAAMHLLDPSSQEYNLPFIHQLFIYESISVLRFASREQGFIVVKGNPKEIHDFHDLTRQEIHFVNRQKGSGTRFLLDSRLSSLGINPEKINGYEKEEWNHLTTASYISRGIADVAFGIRSAASHLGLDFIPITNEQFDLVFRFTDENKIALHALIRYLQSTEFLNSLTELEGYDIRDLGTIIYQKKYDEVRPQSSPFSDR from the coding sequence ATGGAAGATAAAGCCTATACTCCCGATGAAGTTGCTCAACTTTTTCAAATTTCAAAGCATACTGTTTATGAGCTCATTAAAAGAGGTGAATTACGGGCATTCAAGGTTGGGAACAAAATGAGAGTCGAGCAAGCCGAGCTTGAAAGATACAAAGACAGTACGAAAGCACCCGCTCGGAAAAGCCGGATTGACCCGACAGAATCATCTGATTCTAACTTTATTCCCATTCGTCTCGCCGGAAGCCATGATTTTCTAGTGGAGCATTTTGTAAAACAAGTTTCATCAGCGCTACAGCTTCAAATTCAACCAACTTATATCGGTAGTCTTGAAGGCTTAATGATGCTTTATAGAGGCCAAAGTGATATTGCGGCTATGCATCTTTTGGATCCATCTTCACAAGAGTACAATCTTCCATTTATACACCAACTTTTTATTTATGAATCCATTTCAGTACTAAGATTTGCATCAAGAGAACAAGGTTTCATTGTTGTAAAAGGTAATCCAAAAGAAATCCACGATTTTCATGATCTTACTAGACAGGAAATTCACTTTGTCAATCGCCAGAAAGGATCAGGTACAAGGTTTTTATTGGATTCAAGATTATCAAGCCTCGGCATAAATCCCGAGAAAATTAATGGTTATGAGAAAGAAGAATGGAATCACTTAACTACCGCTTCTTACATAAGTAGAGGAATAGCCGATGTTGCATTTGGCATTCGTTCTGCTGCTAGTCATTTAGGACTCGATTTCATTCCGATTACAAACGAACAATTTGATCTTGTTTTCCGTTTTACAGACGAAAATAAAATTGCTTTACATGCTCTAATTCGTTACTTACAATCAACTGAATTCTTGAATAGTTTAACTGAATTGGAAGGCTATGATATTCGTGATTTAGGTACCATTATCTATCAAAAAAAGTATGATGAAGTGAGGCCACAGAGTAGCCCATTTTCTGACCGTTAG
- a CDS encoding undecaprenyl-diphosphate phosphatase: MLTKLEALVLGIIQGLTEFLPISSTGHLYLGRNLFGLQEAGLLLDTMLHLGTLLAVIVFYKAEFIKMIRNPFSKLTFLLIVGTIPAVAIGLAFKDFFDEISKTGVTIGWEFLITGIFLWCADSAKNGNKKMDDITYKDAFIIGTFQAAAIFPAISRSGLTIVAALWRKLDRETAAYFSFLLSTPAIAGAVVLQSFDLMKGQGEEISFSALYVGIAASAVFGYIAVKWMVTFLKKHSLKPFAIYVWVLGFAVLFFQFTGRF; encoded by the coding sequence ATGTTAACAAAACTAGAAGCTTTAGTATTGGGAATAATCCAAGGCCTAACGGAATTTCTACCAATTAGTAGTACTGGCCACCTTTATTTAGGAAGAAACTTATTTGGATTGCAAGAGGCTGGTCTCCTACTCGATACAATGCTCCATCTAGGGACACTCTTAGCAGTAATTGTTTTTTATAAGGCTGAATTTATAAAAATGATCAGAAATCCTTTCAGCAAATTAACATTTCTATTAATAGTCGGAACCATTCCAGCTGTTGCGATTGGACTAGCCTTCAAGGACTTCTTTGATGAAATCTCCAAAACAGGGGTAACAATAGGTTGGGAGTTCTTAATTACGGGTATTTTTTTATGGTGTGCTGATTCCGCCAAAAATGGTAATAAAAAGATGGATGATATTACTTACAAGGATGCCTTTATCATCGGGACATTCCAGGCTGCAGCCATCTTCCCTGCTATTTCACGATCTGGTTTAACAATCGTTGCTGCACTATGGAGAAAATTGGACAGGGAAACGGCGGCATATTTTTCATTCCTTTTATCAACTCCAGCTATTGCAGGCGCCGTTGTGCTTCAATCCTTTGATTTAATGAAGGGGCAAGGAGAAGAAATTTCTTTTTCCGCCCTATACGTGGGGATCGCTGCCTCCGCCGTATTTGGCTATATTGCGGTTAAATGGATGGTAACCTTCTTGAAGAAACATTCATTAAAGCCTTTTGCAATCTATGTATGGGTGTTGGGCTTCGCCGTTCTCTTTTTCCAATTTACGGGGAGATTTTAA
- a CDS encoding NAD(P)H-dependent oxidoreductase — protein MEKLLYITVNPKRDTKLSKGMQIGEVFLEEFKKEKPDVEVVNMHLYDMEIPEIDMDLMYARAKLSFMGYAFEQLTEAEQTQITKMHELADRFIDADYYVFVTPLWNLGSPSILKAFLDNLFIVGKTFKNAEHGPEGLLTGRKAIHIQTRGGIYSTGPMVDFEFGDRFLRTALGFLGLEVMDSVVAEGMDHFPKMAGEIMAKAKEKAIESAREMAKDK, from the coding sequence ATGGAAAAGCTGCTTTATATAACGGTAAACCCAAAGAGAGATACAAAACTCTCAAAAGGAATGCAAATTGGAGAGGTATTTCTGGAAGAATTTAAAAAAGAGAAGCCAGATGTAGAGGTTGTCAACATGCACTTGTATGATATGGAAATTCCTGAGATTGATATGGATCTTATGTATGCTCGGGCAAAACTTTCCTTTATGGGGTATGCGTTTGAGCAATTAACTGAAGCTGAGCAAACACAGATAACAAAAATGCATGAACTTGCCGACCGCTTTATTGATGCCGACTATTATGTTTTTGTTACCCCCTTGTGGAACCTGGGCTCCCCTTCAATTTTAAAAGCATTTCTTGATAATTTATTCATTGTTGGTAAAACGTTCAAGAACGCCGAGCATGGGCCAGAAGGGCTTTTAACTGGTCGAAAGGCAATTCATATCCAAACGCGCGGGGGTATTTACTCGACTGGACCGATGGTTGACTTTGAGTTCGGTGATCGCTTCTTAAGAACGGCACTAGGATTTTTGGGCCTTGAAGTAATGGATTCCGTTGTAGCAGAAGGAATGGATCACTTTCCAAAAATGGCCGGTGAAATTATGGCTAAAGCAAAGGAAAAGGCAATTGAAAGTGCACGTGAAATGGCGAAGGATAAATAA